One genomic region from bacterium encodes:
- the msrA gene encoding peptide-methionine (S)-S-oxide reductase MsrA: MKALIFGLLVFPLALVAAGTIEAAGNLEKATFAGGCFWCMEHPFDALPGVLSVTSGYTGGQKKDPTYQEVSAGGTGHAEAVQIVYDPSKITFGKLLDVFWHNIDPTVKDRQFCDTGNQYRAEIFYHTEEQHRAASLSKEAVEKTKTFKEPVVTGIVPAGEFYPAEEYHQHYYKKNPIRYRYYRNGCGRDQRLKELWGSAAGEAGVPSRK, encoded by the coding sequence ATGAAAGCGCTCATCTTCGGCCTCCTGGTGTTCCCCCTGGCGCTCGTCGCGGCCGGTACGATCGAAGCCGCCGGCAATCTTGAAAAGGCGACCTTTGCCGGCGGCTGCTTCTGGTGCATGGAGCACCCGTTCGACGCGCTTCCCGGCGTCCTGTCGGTTACGTCCGGCTACACGGGCGGACAGAAGAAGGATCCCACCTATCAAGAGGTCTCGGCGGGTGGAACCGGCCATGCGGAGGCGGTGCAGATCGTCTACGACCCTTCCAAAATAACGTTCGGGAAGCTCCTCGACGTCTTCTGGCACAACATCGATCCGACCGTGAAGGACCGCCAGTTCTGCGATACCGGCAACCAGTACCGTGCGGAGATCTTCTACCACACGGAGGAGCAGCACCGGGCGGCGTCGCTGTCGAAGGAGGCGGTGGAAAAAACCAAGACCTTCAAGGAACCGGTGGTCACCGGGATCGTCCCCGCCGGAGAATTTTATCCGGCGGAGGAGTACCACCAGCACTACTACAAGAAGAACCCGATCCGTTACCGGTATTACAGGAACGGGTGCGGCCGGGACCAACGGCTAAAGGAACTTTGGGGCAGCGCGGCCGGCGAAGCCGGTGTACCGTCTCGCAAATAA
- a CDS encoding DUF542 domain-containing protein, whose product MATITGDMVINEVIKKYPATIKVFNDYRVDSCCGGGAPIEVTARRDGVDVDGLIRALNTAVEGPQAGAALKK is encoded by the coding sequence ATGGCGACGATCACCGGCGACATGGTCATCAACGAGGTTATAAAGAAATACCCCGCGACGATCAAGGTTTTCAACGACTACCGGGTGGACTCCTGCTGCGGCGGCGGGGCGCCGATCGAGGTGACGGCCCGCAGGGACGGCGTCGACGTCGATGGGTTGATCCGTGCCCTGAACACCGCGGTGGAGGGACCGCAGGCGGGTGCCGCACTGAAGAAGTAG